From the genome of Euryarchaeota archaeon:
TTGACGACGAAATCGTCGGCGTCGGCTTCGAACGCGCGAGACGCGACCCACTCCGATGAGATCGCCGTAACGACGATCAGCTTCGCTTTCACGCCGTTCTTTCGTAGTTGGCGGCAAAGGTTTGTACCCTCCCAATCGGGAAGGCGATAATCGACGATGATCACATCGAAGTCGTTCTTCGCAGCCAAGGCCAAGGCGTCCGCCCCGTGACGCGCAAACTCCACATGTACTCCCAACGCAGCCAGGGATTTTCCCACGAGAAAGGCGTGGTCTGAATTATCCTCTACGACGAGAATGTTTGGAATGCCATTTCGTTTCATGGCGTTCATCGTCCCCCAGTATGATGACGCTGTCCAGAATAGGGCATCGTCCTATAAAAACAACGCACCGCAAACGACGTGATGAAATCTGCCCAATCCAGGCCGACGGTCTTGCTTCACGCAAGTGACATGGGAACCGTACACGTCCAAAGCGAACCGTTTTACCGTTCGAGGCGGGGCGGTGGGCCGCCGGCCTCGGCGAGGTTCCGGCGTTTGTACAATTGTGTCTGTTACCCTCTTACGAGCGAGGCATGACTTTCCCGGAGACGGTCTCACTAGCCGAAGGGGGCGCAAAGATGGACGAGGGTCTACTTCAGGGCGTTTCGAGCCGTCGGAGCATTACGATTTCCAGCGACGTGGAACTTGCGTCGGTGCATCGAGCATTCTCACTGGCGCAGGATGTATTGACTAGAGACGGCGACGGCGTAGCCGGAAGATCAATGCGACATCGTGGCGCGGATGGCAGCTCGCGCTCATCCGTTTCGCGCGAGTTAAAGGACGTTCCAATGTCGCGCCGTGATCGCATCGTGGAAGCCATCCGCAAGGAACCCGGCATTCCAATAGGGGAGATCATCCGTCAAACCGGTTTCGGGTCAGGGACCGTGTACCACCACCTTCACACTCTTGAACGGTCGAGGAAGATCGTAAGCGAGATCGTTGGGAGGCGCAAGCTCTTCTACGCGGTACACGCAGCCGGCGCACACGCGGCCCAGGGGCGACGCATTGCGCTCCTGCGGGGCGATACGATCCGCCGCATCGCTGAGACGATCTTGGGAAACCCCGGACATTCGATCCAAGACGTCATTGCAGCCACGGGGGTGTGCCCGCAAGTGGCGTACTACCACGTGGGTCGCCTCTTGCAGGCAGGCCTCGTTCACCGCGCGGGGGACCGGGGATACCGGTCTCTAAGTGCCGACGCGGATCTTACGGTGCTCCTCGCCGCCTTGACGTCGGGCGACAAGACCCGCTCGGCGGATGCCGGGAAGGCCGGTGACGAAGTCTTTGACGCTTCGGCTCTAGCGAGTGCCGGTGTACAGCGGACTGCCGCCGTCGGGGAGCCGTGATGATTTTCTCGGCAAGGGCGCCCCAGTACTGTGTGTTGCGACTTGACAAGCAATCATTCACTGACGTAGGGGTCGCCCCATTGGTGGACCGCGGCCAGAACCTCCCGCGGCGTGTACGTTTACGGGGTCGTATCGACTGTTCTCGAATCCATCGCGTGGGCGAATCCGTCACGAGGGGTTTCCGCCGGGCCGATACTCCAAAGCCTCCGTCGCGGCGTCCGGATTTCCGGGGCGGTGGCGCATGACCATGGGCTGCAAATGTAGGTAAGCAAAGGTCCTGAGGCGTGATTGGCGAGCGTATCAATAGAGGTGACGATAATCGGGTCGGAATGCGGCGAAGGGAAGTCGGGCTCGCCCCCAGATTTCCCCACCGCATTCCGCCCATGTCTTTGCGGCGGATAAGGCGCTGACGCCTAGCGCGGTCAACCGCCGAAAGCGACGCGCCCCGGGGAGTCCATGTGGCGCGGAGAAGCCGAACCGTGGAGCGAGTGCGGACGATGCGGCGCCGGCGTCAGCGTCGTCCGCGGCGACCCGCATTGGCTGCGTCTTGCGCATTACGAGGCACGGTTCCGCCAACCTTGTCTACCACTCGATGAGTCTACGACGATCGCCTAGTCTTTTTGAAAACTGTTGCTACATGCTTGAAAAAGAGAAGTGTCGCTCATTGCCTTCCTGTAAGAGGTGGCATCCGCAGGTGAACCATGATCCAGATACGACTGTTGGAAAAAGCATATATCATTTGAACGACACTACCTGCGTGCAGCGCGTGCCTTCATCGTTCAGCCTCCTTAAGTTTTTTGGGCGCGCTGCCCCTCGAATCGACTTACGTGGCGGGTTGGCGCCGCGGGCCGCACCGGTCCACTGGCCTACCGCGTTGTCGGGATCCATCGATTCATTTGGTCGATGAGCCGCTCTTTGGTACGAGGCCTGGAGTTTCCACGGACGGTATAGATTCCTTGGACAGCGCGTACCTGCTCCGCTCGCCGGGAGCGGCCACCAAACGGCCCATGGTCCCCCATATCGGGCCGGCAGACGAACGCCGGCGCATGCCAGGGACTTGGGCCGGTGATCCGGCGCGGTAGGCTCCCTTCGACCCCGTCCAGGGTTATAGCCGCGGATCCGGACGACTAACGTCTCCAACGGCTGATGGCCCGCACGATCGGGCTTTTCGTATTCGGTCTGATTATGGACTCGCGTCCTCGCCTTTCGCGCACGATGAGTCCCCGGGACTCAAGCCGTGGCAGCATGATGACCGCGTAATAGTAGCTCACGCCGATGATGGCGCTGATCTCCTTCACGTTGATTCCGGCGGCCCGCCGATTCCACACCGCATCGAGAATCTTCGTCTGCGCCGACCTGCCAAATGCTCGTTGATACTTCCTCGTAGAACCCATAGCAGCTCGCCCTCTGCGGAGCAAGGCAGCAAGGTGCTCTCCCTTCAAGTTTGCGGGCACGCCAGGCTTCTTCCAAAAGCTCGCGAACACGGGATGGAACACCGATGGGGTCGGGCTGCGGCCTGCACCGTCAAAGGGACGGATCGGCAGCTGCGGGTTCGTCGCTCTTACCGGCATCAGGCGCATCG
Proteins encoded in this window:
- a CDS encoding response regulator; protein product: MGKSLAALGVHVEFARHGADALALAAKNDFDVIIVDYRLPDWEGTNLCRQLRKNGVKAKLIVVTAISSEWVASRAFEADADDFVVKASDYPQRIADAVAAMIGET